One part of the Lotus japonicus ecotype B-129 chromosome 2, LjGifu_v1.2 genome encodes these proteins:
- the LOC130738029 gene encoding replication protein A 70 kDa DNA-binding subunit B-like, translating to MWMFTQGGHLFDSSRPSTLPEVDDVLAVNPSKDTWTIVVKVNRMWVSPCFGGSKLPFSMELVFMDAKGCKIHATVRKSLLYRFQPLITEGRVYQISYFSVGENGGEFRTTMHTYKINFEMHTTVRLATNTLITMSPYSFTPLSDIRFNVLDSSYLTGPVASKNLKRMENWKRELLLIFCKRCSS from the exons ATGTGGATGTTTACCCAAGGTGGCCATTTATTTGATTCCAGCCGCCCCTCAACCTTACCCGAG GTTGATGATGTTTTAGCTGTTAACCCTTCAAAGGATACTTGGACTATTGTTGTGAAAGTGAACCGAATGTGGGTCAGTCCTTGCTTCGGTGGATCAAAGTTGCCGTTCTCAATGGAATTAGTTTTCATGGATGCCAAG GGTTGTAAGATCCATGCTACTGTGCGGAAGTCCCTGTTGTATAGGTTTCAGCCTTTGATCACAGAGGGTCGTGTCTATCAGATATCGTACTTTAGTGTTGGTGAAAATGGTGGCGAGTTCAGGACAACAATGCATACTTATAAGATTAACTTTGAGATGCACACCACTGTGAGATTGGCCACAAACACTCTGATAACCATGAGTCCTTATTCTTTCACTCCTCTTTCTGACATCCGGTTCAATGTACTAGATTCGTCTTATCTGACAG GTCCAGTGGCGAGCAAGAATTTGAAAAGGATGGAAAACTGGAAAAGAGAATTACTCTTGATCTTTTGCAAGAGG TGTTCGTCTTGA
- the LOC130738026 gene encoding probable WRKY transcription factor 27 isoform X1, with translation MCSIPKLLGICGQQHMEQGLHHLVPVLTTCDPIGASSPGLNIFHQQQQQPLLQQHQPQVPKTSSVALPTHVPQTSPMGQPNVQHQVPQTNLVALSKTKTQAPKRRRLTDQMKTVRQMTTDKITNDMWAWRKYGQKPIKGSPHPRSYYKCRSMKTCDAKKLVERSKTDPSMFIVTYVGDHDHMNPPHQNMLCGTSQLNPLATHLPSTSQTKTPTNIGSVSLFAISPMLVSGLLENGDKIVNHGKPEGLDPGIEPKPITDDDDDDILIPISDLLENGDKMINHGVPESPNPEMEPKSVSDDDDDILIPNLAAMSNIFEMGYQSFDVGAIYMG, from the exons ATGTGCTCCATCCCCAAATTGCttg GAATCTGTGGACAACAACATATGGAGCAAGGCCTTCATCATCTTGTGCCTGTTCTCACAACATGCGATCCCATTGGAGCCTCCAGTCCTGGCCTTAACATAttccatcaacaacaacaacaacccctACTCCAGCAACACCAACCCCAAGTACCCAAGACCAGTTCTGTAGCTCTACCAACTCATGTTCCCCAAACAAGTCCTATGGGTCAGCCAAACGTCCAACACCAAGTACCCCAAACCAATCTTGTGGCTTTGTCAAAGACCAAAACCCAAGCACCCAAACGAAGAag GTTAACAGATCAGATGAAAACAGTTCGGCAGATGACCACTGACAAAATAACAAATGATATGTGGGCATGGAGAAAATATGGACAAAAACCCATCAAAGGTTCTCCGCATCCAAG GAGTTATTACAAATGCCGCAGCATGAAAACATGTGACGCGAAAAAGCTAGTGGAGCGAAGCAAAACAGACCCGAGCATGTTTATTGTGACATACGTCGGGGATCACGATCACATGAATCCGCCTCACCAGAACATGCTTTGCGGCACCTCACAGCTCAATCCATTAGCGACCCATTTACCCAGCACATCGCAAACCAAGACACCCACCAACATTGGAAGCGTTAGTTTATTTGCTATTTCTCCCATGCTGGTGTCAGGTCTGCTGGAGAACGGTGACAAAATAGTAAATCATGGAAAACCTGAAGGCCTTGACCCGGGAATAGAACCTAAGCCAATCaccgatgatgatgatgatgacattcTAATACCCATATCAGATCTGCTGGAGAACGGTGACAAAATGATTAACCATGGAGTACCTGAAAGCCCTAACCCAGAAATGGAACCTAAATCAGTCtccgatgatgatgatgacattcTAATACCCAATTTAGCTGCCATGTCAAACATCTTCGAAATGGGATATCAATCTTTTGACGTTGGAGCCATCTACATGGGCTAG
- the LOC130738026 gene encoding probable WRKY transcription factor 27 isoform X2 yields the protein MEQGLHHLVPVLTTCDPIGASSPGLNIFHQQQQQPLLQQHQPQVPKTSSVALPTHVPQTSPMGQPNVQHQVPQTNLVALSKTKTQAPKRRRLTDQMKTVRQMTTDKITNDMWAWRKYGQKPIKGSPHPRSYYKCRSMKTCDAKKLVERSKTDPSMFIVTYVGDHDHMNPPHQNMLCGTSQLNPLATHLPSTSQTKTPTNIGSVSLFAISPMLVSGLLENGDKIVNHGKPEGLDPGIEPKPITDDDDDDILIPISDLLENGDKMINHGVPESPNPEMEPKSVSDDDDDILIPNLAAMSNIFEMGYQSFDVGAIYMG from the exons ATGGAGCAAGGCCTTCATCATCTTGTGCCTGTTCTCACAACATGCGATCCCATTGGAGCCTCCAGTCCTGGCCTTAACATAttccatcaacaacaacaacaacccctACTCCAGCAACACCAACCCCAAGTACCCAAGACCAGTTCTGTAGCTCTACCAACTCATGTTCCCCAAACAAGTCCTATGGGTCAGCCAAACGTCCAACACCAAGTACCCCAAACCAATCTTGTGGCTTTGTCAAAGACCAAAACCCAAGCACCCAAACGAAGAag GTTAACAGATCAGATGAAAACAGTTCGGCAGATGACCACTGACAAAATAACAAATGATATGTGGGCATGGAGAAAATATGGACAAAAACCCATCAAAGGTTCTCCGCATCCAAG GAGTTATTACAAATGCCGCAGCATGAAAACATGTGACGCGAAAAAGCTAGTGGAGCGAAGCAAAACAGACCCGAGCATGTTTATTGTGACATACGTCGGGGATCACGATCACATGAATCCGCCTCACCAGAACATGCTTTGCGGCACCTCACAGCTCAATCCATTAGCGACCCATTTACCCAGCACATCGCAAACCAAGACACCCACCAACATTGGAAGCGTTAGTTTATTTGCTATTTCTCCCATGCTGGTGTCAGGTCTGCTGGAGAACGGTGACAAAATAGTAAATCATGGAAAACCTGAAGGCCTTGACCCGGGAATAGAACCTAAGCCAATCaccgatgatgatgatgatgacattcTAATACCCATATCAGATCTGCTGGAGAACGGTGACAAAATGATTAACCATGGAGTACCTGAAAGCCCTAACCCAGAAATGGAACCTAAATCAGTCtccgatgatgatgatgacattcTAATACCCAATTTAGCTGCCATGTCAAACATCTTCGAAATGGGATATCAATCTTTTGACGTTGGAGCCATCTACATGGGCTAG